The following are from one region of the Coffea eugenioides isolate CCC68of chromosome 2, Ceug_1.0, whole genome shotgun sequence genome:
- the LOC113763183 gene encoding cell cycle checkpoint control protein RAD9A, giving the protein MELSLSGNALKTFARSITCLARVGNELAIQASPSLLAFHTLNSSRSAYQSITFKPDFFDVYTVPGGAQVQSSVLLKAVCSVLRTSISSIDQLNVLLPNPDAPKMQWTLNCCNGMKKAYWITCNVEPDIQQLSLDRGKLPSNFVVRPRDLNRLLGNFQATLQEITVIATEPAVLPPDVANEIGGKAVELRSYIDPTKDNDSSLHTQLWIDPSEEFVQYTHRGDPVDVTFGMKELKAFLSFCEACEVDIHFYFEKAGEPILMAPKFGLDDGSCSNFDATLVLASMLASQLHNGTSAEPQPAEARANGRSKGNTSEHPSDHTRIWSELSGSVARSNNGSEDRQVQREGNQHANEQREIQRIGAMHISHSGPSVDVHAGLNNRPLSERNQMEEDTGRREVNAQASQRHPSNWVDADEDEDEGEEAELCVQSTPPCYEE; this is encoded by the exons ATGGAGTTAAGCCTCAGCGGGAACGCTCTCAAGACATTTGCTCGGTCCATCACGTGCCTCGCACGTGTTGGCAACGAACTCGCCATCCAAGCTTCTCCTTCCCTG CTTGCATTTCACACTCTTAATTCGTCGAGGTCAGCCTATCAATCAATTACATTTAAGCCTGATTTCTTCGATGTTTACACCGTGCCTGGTGGTGCTCAGGTGCAATCTAGTGTGCTCTTGAAG GCCGTTTGTTCAGTACTTCGGACTTCTATATCCAGTATTGATCAGCTAAATGTTCTGTTGCCTAATCCTGATGCCCCGAAGATGCAATGGACTTTGAATTGTTGCAATG GTATGAAGAAAGCTTATTGGATTACTTGTAATGTCGAACCTGACATTCAACAGCTATCACTTGATAGGGGAAAGCTTCCCAGCAACTTCGTGGTGAGGCCGCGTGATCTGAACCGTTTGTTGGGAAATTTCCAAGCAACACTTCAGGAGATAACTGTAATTGCAACAGAGCCTGCAGTTTTACCTCCTGATGTCGCAAATGAAATTGGAGGGAAGGCTGTTGAGCTTAGGAGCTACATAGACCCAACAAAAG ATAATGATTCATCATTACACACTCAGTTGTGGATAGATCCTTCTGAAGAATTTGTCCAGTATACTCACAGGGGAGACCCTGTGGATGTGACTTTCGGAATGAAGGAACTGAAG GCATTTCTTTCCTTCTGTGAGGCATGTGAAGTTGACATACACTTTTACTTTGAGAAAGCTGGAGA GCCAATTTTAATGGCACCAAAGTTTGGATTAGACGATGGCTCCTGCTCAAACTTTGATGCTACTCTAGTTCTTGCAAGCATGCTTGCATCACAGCTTCATAATGGAACTTCAGCAGAACCTCAACCTGCAGAGGCCAGAGCCAATGGGAGGTCAAAGGGCAATACATCTGAGCATCCATCTGATCATACCAGAATATGGTCTGAACTATCAG GTAGTGTTGCAAGAAGTAACAATGGCTCTGAAGATAGGCAAGTGCAAAGAGAAGGTAATCAACATGCTAATGAGCAAAGAGAAATTCAGAGGATAGGTGCAATGCACATTTCTCACAGCGGCCCTTCTGTGGATGTGCATGCTGGTTTGAACAA CCGCCCTCTTAGTGAGAGAAATCAAATGGAAGAAGATACAG GTAGGAGAGAAGTAAATGCTCAAGCATCACAGCGCCATCCTAGTAACTGGGTCGATGCAGATGAAGATGAGGATGAAGGTGAGGAGGCCGAGCTCTGTGTCCAGTCAACGCCTCCCTGCTATGAAGAATGA
- the LOC113761632 gene encoding rapid alkalinization factor: protein MANSSSISILLFALSLLTALVFSSTVVSASGGDHYDAAQMGWMMMPGMARSGLVGEDDGVEFELDSESNRRILATTRYISYGALQKNSVPCSRRGQSYYNCRPGAPANPYSRGCSAITRCRS, encoded by the coding sequence ATGGCAAATTCTTCATCTATTTCAATCCTGTTATTTGCTCTGTCTCTGCTGACAGCTCTGGTGTTCTCCAGCACTGTGGTTTCCGCAAGTGGTGGGGACCATTACGATGCGGCCCAGATGGGGTGGATGATGATGCCCGGGATGGCGAGATCTGGGTTGGTCGGGGAAGACGACGGGGTGGAGTTCGAGCTGGACTCTGAATCCAACCGGCGCATCTTAGCCACCACCCGCTACATCAGCTACGGTGCGCTCCAGAAGAACAGTGTCCCCTGCTCCCGCCGCGGTCAGTCTTACTACAACTGCCGCCCTGGTGCTCCAGCTAACCCCTACTCTCGTGGCTGCAGTGCCATCACGCGCTGCAGGAGTTAA